In Carya illinoinensis cultivar Pawnee chromosome 10, C.illinoinensisPawnee_v1, whole genome shotgun sequence, one DNA window encodes the following:
- the LOC122279931 gene encoding probable calcium-binding protein CML36 → MKLIKINPKQLIVSPKRFFRSKKDRSSDSSVSRSDPFSFGSGTSSSSGSDASTSIHKPGSGVVIADLGTPKSVLPEISGNWSDSSADMQAELVQTFKFIDSYHDGRVSRKELEALLSKMGAEPPSEEELTMMLSEVDRDGDGCISLQALLSSVGSASGQTRDTELRETFDFFDTDHDGMITAEELLGFFTAIGDETCTLEDCRRMIAGVDKNGDGFVCFEDFSRMMELQR, encoded by the coding sequence ATGAAGCTCATCAAGATCAACCCGAAGCAACTCATTGTCAGCCCCAAGCGCTTCTTTCGGTCCAAGAAGGACCGGTCTTCCGACTCTTCCGTGTCCAGATCCGACCCTTTTTCGTTTGGATCCGGAACTTCGTCATCCTCGGGTTCTGACGCCTCCACGTCAATCCATAAGCCCGGTTCTGGCGTCGTCATCGCCGATCTTGGGACCCCCAAGAGCGTCCTGCCCGAGATATCGGGTAACTGGTCCGATTCCTCGGCCGATATGCAAGCGGAACTCGTGCAAACGTTCAAGTTCATAGACAGTTACCACGACGGGAGAGTGTCAAGGAAAGAGCTGGAGGCGCTGCTGAGTAAGATGGGAGCCGAGCCACCGAGCGAGGAGGAACTGACGATGATGCTGAGCGAGGTGGATCGGGACGGCGACGGGTGCATAAGCCTGCAGGCGCTGCTGAGTAGCGTGGGTTCGGCTAGCGGGCAGACTCGCGACACGGAACTGCGCGAGACGTTCGATTTCTTCGACACGGATCACGACGGGATGATCACGGCGGAGGAGCTGCTGGGATTTTTCACGGCTATAGGGGACGAAACGTGCACGTTAGAGGATTGCCGGCGCATGATAGCCGGTGTGGACAAGAACGGCGACGGGTTCGTGTGCTTCGAGGACTTCTCGCGTATGATGGAGCTGCAGAGATGA